A window from Thermococcus sp. encodes these proteins:
- a CDS encoding carbohydrate ABC transporter permease, translated as MNDRTRFLIRKLALYTFLFTIVLWVIVPIVVSMLYAFSSKLDYYNMHRIVPVHYTSEWVRTILFTLGAWQGIKNSIAVAVMTILISFSLGIPAGYSIAKFIFPGKDTVKLSIIALRMFPIPVMAIPLVVLYIRLHLIDTLFGVALAHTAMALPFVVLITSSIFAGVSKELEEAAMVFGLGRFQSFLKITLPLALPGLAAAAMFTFVMSWNEVFIASILTLKNRTLPAQILSIMAGASGGAAPPYYKFAAAFIMTLPAMFFIFFARKYLVTMWGITLK; from the coding sequence ATGAACGACAGGACCAGATTCCTCATCAGGAAACTCGCTCTTTACACGTTCCTCTTTACCATAGTCCTCTGGGTAATTGTCCCAATAGTGGTCTCAATGCTTTACGCCTTCTCATCGAAGCTTGACTATTACAACATGCATAGGATTGTGCCCGTGCACTACACTAGTGAATGGGTGAGGACCATTCTGTTCACGCTGGGGGCTTGGCAGGGCATAAAGAACAGCATAGCGGTGGCGGTCATGACGATACTCATAAGCTTTTCTCTTGGGATTCCCGCCGGATACTCCATAGCCAAGTTCATCTTTCCCGGAAAGGACACGGTAAAACTCTCAATAATTGCCCTGAGGATGTTTCCAATCCCCGTCATGGCTATACCCCTGGTGGTCCTGTACATACGTCTCCATCTGATAGATACCCTCTTTGGGGTTGCGCTTGCACACACGGCAATGGCCCTGCCGTTCGTGGTTCTCATAACTTCCAGCATATTCGCGGGGGTTTCCAAGGAACTTGAAGAGGCTGCCATGGTGTTTGGGCTCGGCCGATTCCAGTCTTTCCTCAAAATAACGTTGCCCCTGGCCCTACCTGGATTGGCAGCGGCCGCAATGTTTACCTTCGTGATGTCTTGGAACGAGGTTTTTATAGCCTCCATCCTGACTTTGAAGAACAGGACACTCCCAGCACAGATACTCTCAATAATGGCAGGGGCTAGCGGAGGGGCAGCACCCCCCTACTACAAGTTTGCAGCTGCGTTCATAATGACTCTGCCGGCAATGTTCTTTATATTCTTCGCAAGAAAGTACCTCGTGACAATGTGGGGTATAACGCTCAAGTGA
- a CDS encoding ABC transporter ATP-binding protein yields the protein MVEVRLENLKKYFDNGRVKAVDDLTLQIRDGEFLVLLGPSGCGKTTTLRMISGLETPSAGRIYFRDRDVTYLPPKDRNISMVFQSYAVWPHMKVYENIAFPLKVKKYPENEIKERVRWAAELLQIGELLDRYPAQLSGGQRQRVAVARAVVVEPEVLLMDEPLSNLDAKLRVTMRAEIKKLQTKLKVTTVYVTHDQVEAMTMGDRIAVMNKGRLLQIGPPTEVYLKPNSTFVATFIGSPEMNMLEVSVKETESGIALEGSGFRLAFPPDLGELLRGHLDKTVTLGIRPEHMTVKGVSTLEHVTRAAEIEGAVDFVEALGTDTIVHVKVGDDIIKIKLPGHIPLPVGEKIKIEVDLDNIHVFDKSTEKAII from the coding sequence ATGGTTGAAGTTAGACTTGAAAACCTCAAGAAATATTTCGACAACGGAAGGGTAAAGGCCGTTGACGATCTCACCCTGCAGATAAGGGATGGGGAATTCCTCGTTCTTCTCGGTCCCAGTGGCTGTGGTAAGACCACAACGCTGAGGATGATATCGGGCCTTGAGACCCCATCCGCTGGGAGGATATACTTCAGGGATAGGGACGTTACATATCTGCCTCCTAAGGACAGGAACATCTCGATGGTCTTTCAGAGCTATGCAGTGTGGCCCCACATGAAGGTCTACGAGAACATAGCCTTTCCCTTAAAAGTGAAGAAATATCCAGAGAACGAAATCAAGGAGCGGGTCAGGTGGGCAGCTGAGCTCCTTCAGATCGGTGAGCTTCTCGATCGGTATCCGGCCCAGCTTAGTGGAGGCCAGAGACAGCGCGTGGCGGTTGCAAGGGCCGTCGTTGTGGAACCTGAGGTCCTCCTGATGGACGAGCCGCTGAGTAATCTCGATGCCAAGTTAAGGGTCACGATGCGGGCCGAGATAAAGAAACTTCAGACGAAGCTCAAGGTCACAACGGTCTACGTTACCCATGATCAGGTTGAGGCCATGACTATGGGGGATAGAATCGCCGTCATGAACAAGGGTCGTCTGCTGCAGATAGGTCCCCCAACCGAGGTCTATCTAAAACCCAACTCAACATTCGTAGCCACGTTCATTGGATCACCGGAGATGAATATGCTGGAGGTCAGCGTCAAGGAAACTGAAAGCGGGATTGCCCTTGAGGGGAGTGGGTTCAGACTTGCCTTCCCACCCGATCTTGGGGAACTGTTGAGGGGTCATCTCGACAAGACCGTCACACTTGGAATCAGACCTGAGCACATGACTGTGAAGGGCGTCTCAACCCTCGAACACGTAACTAGGGCAGCGGAAATTGAAGGTGCTGTTGACTTCGTTGAGGCACTTGGGACGGACACAATAGTCCACGTCAAAGTGGGGGACGACATAATCAAGATAAAGCTGCCAGGTCACATACCCCTGCCGGTTGGAGAAAAGATTAAAATAGAGGTCGATCTTGACAATATCCATGTCTTCGATAAGAGCACCGAGAAAGCGATAATTTGA
- a CDS encoding TrmB family transcriptional regulator, whose translation MEEKKIKDWLREFGLNEYEVRAYLTLIKGGPLTAGELATLSKVPQPRIYDVVRTLMAKGFVITSQGRPKRVIPISPDRVMDAIKRRYNEKIERLKAALEEMYTPREEIGSVVVVKSRITFEEYVRRAVENAKFHLSMAMPTEILEKFKEAITKKDSNVSINLFIYGEGNIPPIANEIRARDVPDPVIVIQDKEMGVYLPYEALDSGSSLHGYGLIIHDNNLLFILNRYFYHVLWPTGRIVYREERELRLPREYIHIRELVSDLRRFNIQNAKVEVFGRFVRSGEPVHLMGRVVEFYEDGGKVISNITVETEDGERHVVGGWNASLEDIEADHIILFE comes from the coding sequence ATGGAGGAGAAGAAGATAAAGGACTGGTTAAGGGAATTTGGCCTCAATGAGTACGAGGTTAGAGCTTATCTCACCCTCATAAAGGGTGGCCCTTTAACTGCAGGGGAACTCGCGACGCTCTCAAAGGTTCCCCAACCCAGGATATATGACGTTGTAAGAACCTTGATGGCAAAGGGCTTCGTCATAACAAGCCAGGGGAGGCCCAAGCGGGTCATTCCCATCAGTCCCGACAGGGTCATGGATGCTATAAAGAGGCGTTACAACGAGAAGATAGAGCGATTGAAGGCTGCCCTTGAGGAGATGTATACTCCCAGGGAAGAAATCGGAAGTGTAGTGGTTGTCAAAAGTAGGATCACGTTTGAGGAGTATGTCAGAAGGGCGGTTGAAAATGCCAAGTTTCACCTCAGCATGGCGATGCCGACCGAAATTCTTGAGAAGTTTAAGGAAGCTATCACGAAGAAGGACTCCAACGTCAGCATAAACCTCTTTATTTATGGGGAGGGCAACATCCCGCCAATTGCAAACGAGATTAGAGCTAGGGACGTCCCAGATCCTGTGATTGTAATACAGGACAAGGAGATGGGTGTGTACCTCCCCTACGAGGCCCTGGATTCGGGGAGCTCTCTCCATGGCTACGGCCTCATAATCCACGACAACAACCTCCTTTTCATACTCAACCGCTACTTCTACCATGTCCTCTGGCCGACCGGAAGGATCGTTTACAGAGAGGAGCGGGAACTCCGGCTTCCGAGGGAGTACATACACATAAGGGAGCTTGTTTCGGACCTGCGGCGGTTCAACATCCAGAATGCCAAGGTGGAGGTTTTCGGTCGCTTTGTCCGTTCTGGAGAGCCGGTTCACCTCATGGGGAGGGTTGTTGAGTTCTACGAGGATGGGGGCAAAGTCATCTCGAACATAACTGTGGAGACTGAGGATGGTGAGAGGCACGTGGTGGGTGGCTGGAACGCTTCCCTGGAGGACATAGAGGCCGACCACATAATCCTCTTTGAGTGA
- a CDS encoding glycerate kinase, which yields MDARTVALDIMRGAIKSADPYRAVRRSISVDGSRLTVFGEKFSVRGDVYLLAFGKAACSMAKAIVDLLGGRIEEGVIITKYGYAEDCPKPGRLKVIEAGHPVPDENSLLGGKLGLELAEKVGEDDILLVLISGGGSALFLLPEGGINLGDKIRTNELLLKSGAKIYEINTVRKHISAVKGGKLAKSVKGTVISLILSDVVGDPLEAIASGPTVKDPTTFQDAFRILKLYGVWEKLPESVKRHIELGLEGKAEETLKEDLPNVHNFVVGSSTLACESALKKARELGYNAAILTTTLEGEAREIALSIGSIVQEIAKYDRPVPKPAVLIAGGEWTVTIEGNAGLGGPNQEFALSVAKKISGLNAVVLAVDTDGTDGPTDAGGGIADGKTLGLLREARIDVEEALRRHDAYNALEKAGALLKTGPTGTNVNSLVVAVIPKEL from the coding sequence ATGGACGCTAGAACGGTGGCACTGGACATCATGAGGGGAGCCATTAAAAGCGCCGATCCCTACAGGGCAGTGCGCAGGAGCATCAGCGTCGATGGAAGCCGCCTGACGGTTTTTGGAGAGAAGTTCTCAGTACGGGGGGATGTCTACCTCCTAGCGTTTGGCAAGGCCGCCTGCTCCATGGCAAAAGCTATAGTTGACCTCCTTGGGGGACGGATTGAGGAAGGTGTAATAATCACCAAGTACGGCTACGCCGAGGACTGTCCCAAGCCGGGAAGGCTGAAGGTCATTGAGGCCGGCCATCCAGTTCCAGACGAGAACTCCCTTCTGGGTGGAAAGCTCGGACTTGAACTGGCGGAAAAGGTTGGGGAAGACGACATCCTTCTCGTCCTCATCTCCGGTGGCGGAAGTGCACTTTTCCTCCTCCCGGAGGGAGGTATAAATCTGGGGGATAAAATCAGGACGAACGAGCTCCTTCTAAAGAGCGGGGCAAAGATATACGAGATAAACACAGTGAGGAAGCACATCTCGGCGGTGAAAGGCGGCAAGCTGGCAAAAAGTGTAAAAGGTACCGTGATAAGTCTCATCCTCTCGGACGTCGTTGGCGACCCGCTTGAGGCGATAGCCTCTGGTCCGACCGTGAAGGACCCCACCACATTCCAGGACGCCTTCCGGATACTGAAGCTCTACGGCGTCTGGGAGAAGCTTCCAGAGAGTGTTAAGAGGCACATCGAGCTGGGGCTTGAGGGAAAGGCCGAGGAGACCCTCAAGGAAGATCTTCCCAACGTCCACAACTTCGTAGTCGGAAGCAGCACCCTCGCCTGCGAATCAGCGCTGAAAAAGGCGAGAGAGCTCGGCTACAACGCGGCGATACTCACGACGACCCTTGAAGGTGAGGCTAGGGAGATAGCCCTGTCAATAGGCTCGATAGTCCAGGAGATTGCCAAATACGACCGCCCGGTTCCAAAGCCGGCGGTTCTAATAGCCGGCGGCGAGTGGACGGTGACCATCGAGGGGAATGCCGGCCTCGGCGGGCCGAACCAGGAGTTTGCTCTGAGCGTGGCGAAAAAGATAAGCGGTCTGAACGCCGTTGTCCTGGCGGTTGATACCGATGGGACGGACGGGCCGACCGACGCCGGCGGCGGGATAGCGGACGGGAAAACGCTTGGGCTTCTAAGGGAAGCGAGAATAGACGTCGAGGAAGCCCTCAGGAGGCACGACGCATATAATGCGCTGGAAAAGGCCGGCGCGCTCCTCAAGACCGGCCCGACCGGAACGAACGTGAACTCTCTGGTGGTGGCTGTCATTCCGAAGGAGCTTTAA
- a CDS encoding phosphatidate cytidylyltransferase, producing the protein MNRIPRRELVRKGWHVLPGILGAPIILFTPKWVTLLVVWFFAFLYTLQNLKLRRGWKFTVPIADLSYRQMAREDEKDNYLGSFLLWVTMAIICTVFPKIAALSALWVSTFGDCCNAIAGQLLGGPRIPWNRRKTLIGSIVMLAVSILALWASHRVLELDPSPAIIMGVAMVATLLESLPLRSAYDESTVPFFTALLLWLTYGGTLLSTTW; encoded by the coding sequence ATGAACCGCATTCCACGAAGGGAGCTCGTGAGAAAGGGCTGGCACGTCCTCCCCGGAATTTTGGGAGCCCCAATAATCCTCTTTACCCCCAAATGGGTAACCCTCCTTGTCGTCTGGTTCTTTGCCTTTCTCTACACACTCCAGAACCTGAAGCTCAGGAGGGGCTGGAAGTTTACCGTTCCAATAGCAGACCTGAGCTACCGCCAGATGGCGAGAGAAGATGAGAAGGATAACTACCTCGGGAGCTTCCTCCTGTGGGTCACAATGGCCATAATCTGTACGGTCTTTCCTAAAATAGCCGCCCTCTCGGCTCTGTGGGTTTCGACCTTCGGCGACTGCTGCAACGCCATAGCCGGCCAGCTCCTCGGAGGGCCGAGAATTCCCTGGAACCGGAGAAAAACCCTCATCGGGAGCATCGTGATGCTGGCGGTTTCAATCCTGGCACTCTGGGCCAGTCACAGGGTTCTTGAGCTTGATCCATCTCCCGCTATCATAATGGGAGTTGCGATGGTCGCAACCCTCCTTGAAAGCCTCCCGCTCCGCTCGGCCTACGACGAGTCCACGGTTCCGTTCTTTACGGCTTTACTCCTCTGGCTGACCTACGGGGGAACTCTGCTCTCCACGACGTGGTAA
- a CDS encoding radical SAM protein, which translates to MKVRVIERRAKSIYIRSKIPGVEWAVNQYVGCTFACEYCYAKFLTRWKDYGRWGSWVEVKTNAPDLARKHVSGSVVMSTVSDPYQPIEAELKLTRKVLRYMDKRNELSVLTKSPLATRDIDLFKEFRTIEVGLTINGFRGREKRLFEPLTPVHEARVNALKELREAGLKTYVFVSPIIPEITDVSAIVEDTRGFADYYFFEVLNLRASGREFQELLRDEYPESYEVLTDGSAFEEFLWELKKEIRGLHVKVEGIETHREGWEFIEP; encoded by the coding sequence ATGAAGGTTCGGGTCATAGAGAGGCGCGCCAAGAGCATCTACATCAGATCCAAAATTCCTGGCGTAGAGTGGGCTGTCAACCAGTACGTCGGCTGTACCTTCGCCTGTGAGTACTGCTACGCCAAGTTTCTGACGAGGTGGAAGGACTACGGGAGATGGGGGAGCTGGGTCGAGGTCAAGACCAACGCACCCGACCTGGCTAGAAAGCACGTTTCCGGGAGCGTCGTCATGTCAACGGTGAGCGACCCGTATCAGCCGATAGAGGCCGAGTTGAAGCTCACCCGGAAGGTTTTGAGATACATGGACAAGAGGAACGAACTCTCGGTTCTCACCAAGTCCCCCCTGGCAACCCGGGACATCGACCTTTTCAAGGAGTTCCGAACGATAGAGGTCGGCCTCACGATAAACGGCTTTAGGGGTAGAGAAAAGAGGCTCTTCGAACCTCTAACGCCGGTTCACGAGGCGAGGGTTAATGCCCTTAAGGAACTCCGCGAGGCGGGCCTGAAGACGTACGTCTTCGTCAGCCCCATAATTCCAGAGATAACTGACGTCTCCGCCATAGTAGAGGACACGAGGGGCTTTGCGGACTACTACTTCTTCGAGGTGCTCAACCTCCGCGCCTCCGGAAGGGAATTCCAGGAGCTCCTCCGCGATGAGTACCCGGAAAGCTACGAGGTTCTGACCGATGGCAGTGCCTTTGAAGAGTTTCTGTGGGAGCTGAAGAAGGAGATAAGAGGCCTACACGTGAAGGTGGAGGGAATAGAGACCCACAGGGAAGGCTGGGAGTTCATAGAGCCCTGA
- a CDS encoding M48 family metallopeptidase, with protein sequence MLRVRRRPVKYARLEVRSDGTVVVTAPDGFDVDALIERHRGWLEGKLAEIEGLREIAESGFPINGEFYGVIHGRKPKVHERFKTVVLSPNPSDVLDCLKKILRRELLPLVDSYAHRMGVKYGKVYIRHQKSRWGSCSPRGNLNFNVRLIALPRELREYVVVHELAHLKHMNHSKAFWGLVGEFYPDYRRAREELKRWWSILELNPYWRWLGGRNEELPQVLSADGG encoded by the coding sequence ATGCTGAGGGTTCGCCGTCGGCCGGTTAAGTACGCGAGGCTTGAGGTGAGGTCGGACGGGACGGTCGTGGTCACGGCTCCGGATGGCTTCGACGTCGATGCCCTGATCGAGAGGCACCGCGGCTGGCTTGAGGGCAAGCTGGCCGAGATAGAGGGCCTTCGCGAGATAGCCGAATCGGGCTTTCCCATCAACGGCGAGTTCTACGGGGTCATCCACGGGAGAAAGCCCAAGGTTCACGAGCGGTTCAAGACCGTCGTCCTCTCACCCAATCCTAGCGATGTCCTTGACTGCCTGAAGAAAATCCTCCGAAGGGAACTCCTGCCCCTCGTGGATTCCTACGCCCACAGGATGGGAGTTAAATATGGAAAGGTCTATATTCGCCATCAAAAGAGCCGGTGGGGGAGCTGTTCCCCCAGGGGGAACCTGAACTTCAACGTTCGTCTCATAGCCCTTCCCAGGGAGCTTAGGGAGTACGTTGTAGTCCATGAGCTCGCCCATCTGAAGCACATGAACCATTCGAAGGCCTTCTGGGGGCTGGTGGGGGAGTTTTACCCCGATTACCGGAGGGCTAGGGAAGAGCTTAAGAGATGGTGGAGCATTCTTGAGCTCAATCCCTACTGGCGGTGGCTTGGTGGACGGAATGAAGAACTTCCTCAAGTTCTTAGCGCTGATGGCGGATGA
- a CDS encoding NfeD family protein, with protein MKNFLKFLALMADEVIVGLFLLLVLPGFGIDVPIWTAAVVIGILLAKDVLVAPFVLRGGLNTRPETGSESLIGRTAVIVEDLTPEGLVKVDGELWSAECINGTARWGESVEIISVSGAKVLVKRLESPERRRPRSGG; from the coding sequence ATGAAGAACTTCCTCAAGTTCTTAGCGCTGATGGCGGATGAGGTCATAGTAGGTCTCTTCCTCCTTCTGGTACTCCCAGGTTTCGGTATCGATGTTCCCATCTGGACTGCGGCGGTTGTTATAGGGATCCTCCTAGCCAAGGATGTCCTCGTGGCGCCGTTCGTCCTGCGTGGGGGATTAAACACAAGGCCAGAGACCGGCTCGGAGAGTCTCATCGGGAGAACTGCCGTGATCGTCGAGGACTTAACTCCCGAGGGCCTTGTAAAGGTTGATGGGGAACTCTGGAGTGCGGAGTGCATAAACGGAACCGCCAGATGGGGTGAGAGTGTTGAAATCATCAGTGTGAGCGGTGCTAAGGTTCTCGTGAAACGCCTAGAGTCGCCAGAACGGCGGCGACCTCGTTCGGGTGGTTAG
- a CDS encoding CoA-binding protein, with the protein MVKTMPVDRLSDDEVREILTKYRKIALVGASPKAERDSNDVMRYLLEKGYEVYPVNPRYSEVLGRKCYPSVLEVPDEVDIVDLFVRPEFTGDYVEQAIKKGAKVVWFQFNTYNRDAFKKAKEAGLIAVAHRCIKQEHEHLFGRP; encoded by the coding sequence GTGGTCAAAACGATGCCCGTAGACAGGCTGAGCGACGATGAGGTTAGGGAGATTTTGACGAAGTACAGAAAGATCGCCCTCGTGGGCGCTTCACCGAAAGCGGAGAGGGATTCCAACGATGTGATGCGTTACCTCCTTGAGAAGGGCTACGAGGTCTATCCAGTGAACCCCCGCTATTCCGAAGTCCTCGGAAGGAAGTGCTATCCGAGCGTTTTAGAGGTTCCGGACGAGGTGGATATAGTCGACCTCTTCGTCCGCCCGGAGTTCACGGGGGACTACGTCGAGCAGGCAATAAAGAAGGGCGCCAAGGTCGTCTGGTTTCAGTTTAACACCTACAATAGGGATGCGTTCAAAAAGGCCAAGGAGGCTGGCTTAATAGCTGTGGCCCACCGTTGTATAAAGCAGGAACACGAACACCTTTTTGGCAGACCCTGA